A segment of the bacterium genome:
AAGGAGCGTATTGCTGCCTTAGAGAAGAAAGCTTCAGATCAGGACAAATATATAGCTAATCAGAACGCAACAGTTCAAACGCAGCAGCAAAAGATCTCGGAATACGAAACAAAGTTATCACAATTTGAGGAAAATCTTCACCGCGTGCCGACAGCTCCTATTCAGCTTATGGAAGGACTTGAGCTTGGTGCAGGCGGCACTATGATTGTTCAGGGTACTAATAACGTTAATTATAATGGTGACGGACAGACGCAAAAGAAAGATCGCACCGATGGTTCATATTCAGCGGATGTAACTTTAGCTAAAGAATTTAAGGAAGTTGACGGTAGGGCGTTCCTGCATTTAGAGGCTGGCCAGGGCGCTGGGCTTGAAGATAATCTTACCTTATATAGTAATGTTAATCGTGATGCCGGTGACAGCGATGCTAAGGTTGAGCTGACGGAATTCTGGTATGAACAAAATTTGTTTAAAGACAAGGCTGCTGTTACTTTTGGTAAACTTGATCCTACTGCTTATTTTGATCAAAATGAAGTTGCTAATGACGAAACTGCTCAGTTTTTAGGCAGGATTTTTCGTAATTCGCCTACGGTTGAATTTCCAGATAATAACGCTGGTATTCGGGTTGCTTATCTACCTGTAGAATGGCTTGAATTAGGTTATGGTATGTTTAATGCAAAAAGTGGTTGGGAGAAAATCGGGGATAATCTTTTTAATATCGGTCAGGTTAGTTTTAAGACCAATTTTTTAAATCTTCCCGGTAATTACCGCTTCTACGGCTGGAGTAATAATGCGAATCATACTAAGTGGCTGGATACAGAAAAGACAAAAGAAACAGCCTATGGTTTTGGTTTAAGTTTTGATCAGAAAGCCAACGATATTGTTACTCTCTTTGTTCGTTATGGCTGGCAGAACCCGAAAGTTTATAACCCTGAATTACCGGCAACTGGGAACGATGATGATCCTAATTATTTTTCTCTTGAGCAATCCTGGAGCGCCGGCTTCCAAGTTGAAGGTAAACCTTGGGGAAGAGAGAAGGATGTGTTTGCTTTTGCCGTAGGCCAGGTAATGCCTTCGGATGATTATAAGAAAGCAAAAGAATATTTAGCAAGAACTGAAGGCCACCTCGAAGCCTATTACAGAATATACGTGAACGATCACTTATTCATCAGTCCTGACTTCCAGCATATCTGGAATCCATTTGGAAAGGATGTTGTGGGAGATACAAATGGCATTTTTGTGGGTGGGATTAGGGCACAGATTGATTTTTAAAGTAAAGATAAGGGGGAAGATATGCATATACCAGATGGTTATTTAGGTCCGGCAACCTGCGGGTTTTTCTACGTAGTCATGTTGCCGATATGGACAGTTGCATCAAAAATTGTCAAGAAGACACTTAGAGCCCGGCAAGTCCCTATGTTGGCAATAGGCGCGGCATTTAGTTTTGTGATCATGATGTTTAATGTGCCAATACCAGGTGGAACAACTGGACACGCTGTTGGTGGGGTATTGGTAGCGATACTTCTTGGGCCTTGGGCAGCTTGTATTGCTTTAACCGTAGCATTAGTTATCCAGGCGCTGCTATTTGGAGATGGCGGTATTACTGCTATAGGGGCGAATTGTTTTAACATGGCATTTGTTTTGCCGTTTGTAGGTTATTACATATATAAGGCTATTAGTTATAATGCGCCTATAGATTCGAAAAGAAGAGTATTGGCTGCTGGCATAGCAGGATATATAGGTATTAATGTTGCTGCTTTTTTTGCTGGTGTTGAATTCGGGCTACAACCTTTATTGCACCATACTGCAAATGGGCAGGCACTTTATTGTCCGTATGGTTTTAAGGTAGCAGTGCCTGTAATGTTGGGAGAGCATTTATTGATATTTGGATGGGTTGAGGCGATTGTTACAGCTTTAGTAATTAAATATTTACAAAAACATTCCCCGGAATTTATTAAGGAAAGTGAGGTGGCTAATGAAACTCACTAATAAATTATGGATAGGGTTAGGCATTTTAGTTATTCTTTCTCCGCTGGGTTTATTATTGCCTGAACATTTTAAGGCAGGTTCAGCATGGGGAGAGTGGGGAGCTGATGAGATGCAGAAACTGGTAGGGTATGTTCCTCAGGGTCTTGAAAAGATTTCTAGCCTTTGGAATGCTCCTATGCCTGACTATGCTTTTAAGGGGTGGGAGGAAAAGGGGTTATCACATCTTAGCCTTGCCTATATTGTATCAGCGATATTGGGAATAATTGTTATCGCAATAGTCATTTTGTTTATAGGCAAGATCTTATCAAGGGGAAATGAATAATAATCCCTGAAAGAATTGTGTTTAAGTGAATGTGCACATTATTAGGTTTATTCGCGATGCAGAATAAATTTTAATTAGTATGTGGGAGGGCTATAGTGGCATTGCTAAGCGTTACCCAAAACTTTCTCTATCTGAGGAAAGACAGTTAATTTCAAAAGCTCAAAATGGTTCAAAGCAAAACAAGGATGAACTTGTACTGCGCTATGTCGGTTTCCTAATCTTTAGAATTCACAAAATAGCATTTCCTTCATTGGTTCGATCATTTGGAGAGGATTTATTAGCAGAAGCTATTCTTATCGTTTATAAGAAAATCGAAAGTTATGACCTTAATTACTGTGATAAGCGCGGGAATCCGAATCCAGTTAAATTCGCTTCTTACATTTGGAAACGGATCGATGGGTTTATAATCGACTCTTTAAAGAAGGAGTTAAATGAGTCTAATTTCTACAATAGATATAATGAAAATATGGGGTAAATAGAAATGATTTATCCGCCAATGCCCAGTCTAGAGAGGTGAATATACGCAAAATTAAGAGAAGTCTGAGTTCATGAAATTGGGAGAAATTTTATTTTTGTCTAAATGATGGGTTTTGGGTGATTTTGATTGGAACGAGCGTGCGGTAGCCTTCGAGAGGGTTGTCGACGAAACCGCCTGAAGGCTACCGCACGCGAATAACCG
Coding sequences within it:
- a CDS encoding PDGLE domain-containing protein, whose product is MKLTNKLWIGLGILVILSPLGLLLPEHFKAGSAWGEWGADEMQKLVGYVPQGLEKISSLWNAPMPDYAFKGWEEKGLSHLSLAYIVSAILGIIVIAIVILFIGKILSRGNE
- a CDS encoding carbohydrate porin, translated to MAVLKKAALFLVVFSFLCATATFADEVSIRDEINQLKERIAALEKKASDQDKYIANQNATVQTQQQKISEYETKLSQFEENLHRVPTAPIQLMEGLELGAGGTMIVQGTNNVNYNGDGQTQKKDRTDGSYSADVTLAKEFKEVDGRAFLHLEAGQGAGLEDNLTLYSNVNRDAGDSDAKVELTEFWYEQNLFKDKAAVTFGKLDPTAYFDQNEVANDETAQFLGRIFRNSPTVEFPDNNAGIRVAYLPVEWLELGYGMFNAKSGWEKIGDNLFNIGQVSFKTNFLNLPGNYRFYGWSNNANHTKWLDTEKTKETAYGFGLSFDQKANDIVTLFVRYGWQNPKVYNPELPATGNDDDPNYFSLEQSWSAGFQVEGKPWGREKDVFAFAVGQVMPSDDYKKAKEYLARTEGHLEAYYRIYVNDHLFISPDFQHIWNPFGKDVVGDTNGIFVGGIRAQIDF
- the cbiM gene encoding cobalt transporter CbiM, which encodes MHIPDGYLGPATCGFFYVVMLPIWTVASKIVKKTLRARQVPMLAIGAAFSFVIMMFNVPIPGGTTGHAVGGVLVAILLGPWAACIALTVALVIQALLFGDGGITAIGANCFNMAFVLPFVGYYIYKAISYNAPIDSKRRVLAAGIAGYIGINVAAFFAGVEFGLQPLLHHTANGQALYCPYGFKVAVPVMLGEHLLIFGWVEAIVTALVIKYLQKHSPEFIKESEVANETH